The Candidatus Edwardsbacteria bacterium region CTTGATCTCCATCACGATGTAGACATGTCCCGGGCTCATGCCGTAAAGATCGTCCTCGCTCAGCGCGGTGTTGTGCCGGGGATGGGAATGGAAATCGCCCACGATGTACAGATTTGGCAGATTCTCGAAAAAATTCACTATCCGGGCGTACGATTTGTCCCTGGCCTTGACCCAGGTGGCGTGCCGCTCGGCCTTCTGGCAGGCGATGGCGTTGACCACCATGAACATGTCGCCGTCCCGGTGGCCCAGCAGCAGCCCGTACGATTCCTTTTTGTAGACCTCGATGGCCGAGACCAGCAGGCCCCAAAAGGCCGATTCATTGATGAACACCTGCATCAGTAATATACCTCCATCAAGCACAGGCCGCAGGCCGGAGCGGTCTTGCCGGCCAGGGTCCGGTCCTTGGCAACCAGGATATTGGAGAGATCTTTGTGATCCATCTGCCCGCGGGCCATGTCTATCATCGTTCCGACCAGTATGCGGACCATGTTGTGCAAAAAACGATTGGCCCTGATCTCGAAGGTCCACCTGTCGTCGGCAAAGCTCCACCCGGCCTTCTCCACCCGGCAGATGAAGTTGTTGACCTCGGCCTGGGCCGAGGCAAAGGCGGTGAAATCGTGCTGCCCCAGTATCTGCCCCGCCAGATCTTGCAGGATGGCCGGATCAGCCCTATATGTCATCCGCCAGGCGTAGCGCTCCCACAGCGGTGAGCGCCGGAAGATCATCTGGTACTGGTAGCGCCGGCTCTGGGCATCGAAGCGGGCGTGGAAATTTTCAGCCACCTCCTCGGCCTTGATGATGGCCACATCGCGGGGAAGCAGGGAGTTCAGACCTTCGTCAAAGGCCTTTAAGGGAATGTCGCGGGAGGTCTTGAAATTGGCCACCTGCCCTGCGGCGTGAACCCCGGCATCGGTCCGCCCGGAGCCGAGGACGGAGATCTTCTCCTCCAGCATGGAGGAAAGCTTTTCCTCCAACAGGCCCTGAACCGTCCGCTGGCCGGGCTGGAACTGCCACCCGGCAAAATCAGTCCCGTCGTACTCTATGGTCAGTTTAATATTGCGCAACTTATGATTTTAACATTAATCTTGTGGTTTAGCAATGGTAGCTTTATTGTCTCTATATGCCAATTTAACAAATACTTCTCCGCTTATTAGTAGGTAGATACCCAAGGCAAAACCTATTAACGGAGGAAGAAGGTATAGTATTAAAAAATCAAATATCGTTCCTGCTCTTAATATCGTCGGCAAAGCTTGCAATATTGAAGTAATATTTGTAACCGTTAAATAAGCACCCATGATTTTCAAACTATACTTAAACAAATCTTTTTTATCTTTGGTTACTAATACACTCGCAACATCTTCTTTTTCAGGATAAAATTTGCTTGCTATTTTAGATGCATGATAAAACAAAAATAATGCAAATGTGGTTGAACCTATTGCATATAAACCAGAGAGTATTTTCGTCAATTCGCGGTTTGTTTCAGATATAAATTCTGGCGGAGTTAATACAAACAAGCTTATCATGCCAGGCATATAGATCACAATATTTGAAATAAGCCAAAGGCCAATTATCCTAATGGCCAGCTCAAGGATATCCCTTTTACTCATCTCTTTCTCCCTTATTTAATTCAACTCTATCCCATTCAGCTCAGTATATATAGCCCCCTCCCGGGTCAAGGTGCTTTTCATCAAGACAAGACGGTTTATCTCAAAACCTTTTTTTAGAATATTGGCCTGTTTCACCGCTTCCTTCAATTGCATGAGGTTCTTGTTCGAACGCACCCGGCCCAGTGTCAGATGCGGGCTGAACTCCCGGGCCTTCTCCTCCTGGGAGATATCGGCCGTCAGTTTTTCCACCTGGCGATAAATTTCTTTTATCTCTTCCGCGCCCTGCGACAGCCCAGCCCAGATCACCTTGGGCCTGTCCACCGAGGGGAAGGCCCCCAGCCCGCCCAGGCCCGAATCAATCGCCTTAAATTTCCCCTTCAGCACATTGAGCGCCAGCCCAGCCCGCAGGACATTGGCCTCCGGGATCTCGCCCAGGAATATAAGGGTCAAATGGATATTGGCCGGGTCCACCCATTTGACATCGGCCCCGGAAGATTTCAACTGCCCGATGATTTCCCCCAAAATGGATCGAATATCGGGCGGCAGTTCCAAGGCTATAAAACAGCGGATTGTTTTGCTTATATTCATATGCGCCTGTCATTCCCGAGAAATCGGGGATCCACGGTTTGACCCCTCCCGGCATCTCCCCCAGTGGGAGAGGGAATGTTGTCTAATTCCTGGTTTTCATCCTCATGGCCAATTCGTATATTTCTGTGTTCTGCTGAATATATTCCTCAGATAACGACAGCCCGTGGGCATAGGGCTGGCCCTGCTTATCGACCGTCACGAAGGTGGCCATCCCGGTAACGGCCGGCTGGACACTCTCATTGACCAGCACCTTGCCCCAGACCGTGATGCTCTTGCTGCCCAGGCAGGCCACCTTGGACCGCAATTCGATGATATCTCCCTTGGTGGCTGAACGGTGGAAGGTCATGCCGTGGATCTGGACGCAGACCACGTCCTCCGGCTTTCCCACCAGCTTGGAGGCGGCGATGAAGCATCCCTCCACCATCCATTCGGCCATCCTCCCGGCGAATAGGGTGCCGTGATGGTTCAGGTCCTCGGATTTGACCAGATGCGATATGCTTATCTCTTTGGGCATTTACCCTCCATTATTTTCTCTCAATCATTTTTTTATTGACGTCATTCCCGCATATGCGGGAATCCAGTTTAACATTTGAGGAGATACATTCTCAGCATGTTCAGAGCCGCCTGGGCGGACGATTCCTTGATATGCCGTCGCTGCCCCAGGAACCTTCGTTCCTCAACCACCGTCCCTTTGGGACCGGCCACTGCCATAAACACCAAACCCACCGGTTTTTTGTCGGTCCCTCCGGCCGGCCCGGCTATGCCGGTTACGGCCAGACCCAAGTCGCTGCCCAGCCGGCCCCGCACCCCGCTGGCCATCTCGAGCGCCGTCTCCCGGCTGACCGCGCCGTGCAAACGCAGGGTCTGCGATTTTACCCCCAGCATTTTTCCCTTGAGAACATTGCTGTAGGCGATGACCGAACCCAGAAAATAATCGGATGACCCGGAAATATCGGTGATCCGGTCGGCGATCAACCCGCCGGAGCATGATTCGGCGGTGGTCAGGGTCAGCTTCTTTTCCTTCAGCAGGAGGCCGACCGCCTGCTCCATGGTCTCCTCATCATGCCCGTAGATCACATCACCCAAAAGCCGGCGGATATGACTAGACAACTCGATCAGCCTTGTATTCAGCAGATTTGAGTCTTTTCCGGATACAGTCAGCCTCAAATCGACCCCTAAGTGGGTCGGCAGGTAGGCTAAAATTCCTTTGACCAGGCCCTTCTCGAACTGGTCCAGTTTCTCCGCTATGGCCGACTCGGATATTCCGGTGGTCCTCATGGTCAGCATAATGATCTTCATCCCACGGCTCAAGGCCCCCAGCCGTTCCTTTAAATATCCGACAAAGATGGCTTTCATCTCGCGGGGCACGCCGGGCATCAGGACCAATATCTTTTTCCCTCTTTTGAACAACAAACCCGGGGCGGTGCCTTCGGGGTTGAACAGAACTGCGGCCCTGTCCGGCACCATGGCCTGCCCCCGGTTGCAGGCCGGCATCTCTATTCCCCGCTTGGCAAAGCGGGACCGGATGTGATCCAAGGTCTTTTTATCGAGCTTAAGCTTTGAGTCAAAAAGCTTGGCCGCGACCTTTTTGGTGATATCATCGCTGGTCGGCCCCAGCCCGCCGGTGCACAGGACGATATTGGTTTCAGCCAATGCCTGTTTGAAGGCCCGCAGGATGTCTTCGCCCCGGTCGCCGACGGATATTTTGAGAACCACCGGGATGCCTATCGTTCCCAACTCCCTGGCAAGATATGACGAATTGGTATCGAGGGTCATTCCGGACAGGATCTCGTTGCCTATAGTGATAATGGAGGCTTTCATGAACCATGCAACCAAAATAACATGGATTTAATTGTTAGCAAGGGTACATAATATGCCGGCCAGAATAGGATCACCACGATCTGCCCCAGCAGATTGGCGTAGATCCCGGCCAGCACATCGTCGGCCACCACCCCCCAGCCGCCGGAAAGCTTTTGGATCTGCCTGGCCCCCAGCGGCTTTATTATATCCATAGTCCGGAATAGCAGAAAGGCTATCAAATAGATCAGGATTGACTTGGGGAGGAATAAAAGGGATATCCACATCCCGGCCACCTCGTCGATCACTATCCTGCCGTTGTCGTGCCCCCATTTTCTCTCGGCCCGGGTGGCCGACCAGACCCCAAGGAGCAGGGTCAGAACCAGCAATGATGCCCTTACCCACAAAAAAGGCGGCACCAGCCACCAGATGACCAGAGCCAGCAGGCTCCCGGCGGTGCCCGGAGCCACCGGGGAATAACCCGAGCCGAAACCGGAGGCCAATATCAAAGCGATTTTATCTTTTGTTTTTATCATTTTTCTACATATTGTCCTTGAAAAGCCCCAGGATCAGCCAGCGGTTCTTGATCACATAATCCACCCCGGACAGCAGGGTTAAAAGCATGGCCAGGAACAGCAGGGCATCGAAGGAGAATTTCAAATCGGCCAGGAACTGCCATGAGAGGCTTAAGAAACCGGCATCCACGCAATCGTTCAGACAGATGTACAGCAGGATCCCGAACACCGAGGCCATCTGGCAGAAAGTTTTGGCCTTGGCCAAAAAGCTTGATTCCATAACCTCGCGGCGGTAGGCCACCAGGGTTCTCAGGCCCATTATCAGGAACTCCCGCCCTATTATGACCATCACCATCCAGGTGCTGGCCGACTTCAGCGCCACGAACGAGATCAGGGCCAGGGCGATCAGGAACTTGTCGGCCACCGGATCCATGAACTTCCCGAAATCGGTCTGCTGGCCGTTCTTGCGGGCCAGATATCCGTCCAGCAGGTCGGTGACCGAAGCCAGGATGAAAAGGGCCAGGGCTCCCAGCCGGGAATAGACATTGTCCACCAGCAGCAGGGCCATGAAGACCGGACTGATAATCAGCCGGCTCAGGGTGAGGATATTGGGCAGATTCATCGTCATGTCGTAAATTTAACAGATTTTGCAAGCTATGTCAAACAATAAAGTTAGCCTTATTATTAAGGGTAGCCCCGGAACCTGATTCCCGGCCAAGTACTCTAATATTTATTAAACAAAAGCTTGACAAAAGCATATTCGCTGGCTATCATTATAAATTGAAAGGAGAACGGAAATGAAAACAAAATTGGCCCTTATTGCCCTATTGTTGCTTGGCTCTCTTGGGACACCTGGCTTGCTGGCCGATACCGACGTCAAGATCAACATTAACCTGCCTTTGGTTCAGATCAAGGACGAACCGGTGATGGCGGTGATACCCGGGACCTACATCTATTTCATCTACGGCTACGAGCATGACTTCTTCTACTACGGCGGATACTGGTGGCGGTTTCACCATAACCGCTGGTACCGGGCCCACCATTACAACGGTCCCTGGAAATACCGCAAGGACAAGTATGTCCCGGCCCCGTTCTTCAAACTCTCCCCCCAGTGGCGCAAGATGGCCATAGACCATTCCGGCTTCAAATACAATGAAGTCAAGAAGAACTGGAAGCAGTGGGAAAAGGAGAAGCGCTGGGAGAAGAAGCAGGACAAAAAAGAGATGAAGAAGGATAACAAGGCAGAAAAGCAGAACCTGAAGGACGACCAGGACAAGAAAGACAAAGATAACAAGAAATCCGGCAAGGGCCGGAGGTAACTCCGGGGGCGAACAGAAAACGGGCGCTGAAATCAGCGCCCGTTTTTATTATTTCACTTCCTTAATGGCCGATTGGAACCAATCCCTTACCTGTCGATACTTTATTTTCATATCCTCCGGGTCTTTTACAAAACAGAGGTCCTCCAGCCTTTTCACCACTTCAGGCGGCAGGTCGTAATTGATATATTTTGTCCTGAAGGTGTAATGATATGGTGAATGCTTCATCCGCAGGACCGCCAGCAGTCCGCCCAGGGCGAAGTTGTAATAAAAATCGAAAGCGTCCACGTAATTCCCCCGGTTGAATTCCTTGTCGAAGAACAATTCAAAGATATCCATCTTGGCCTTGTTGCGTTCCAGGACCAACATCATATTCTTCCGGAATTTTTCCCTGTCCAGCGGCTGGGAGGCGATTATGTTCTTCCGGTCGAAATGGACGATGGGATTGCCGTGGATCTCCGGCTCCAGGAACTTGTCAGGCTTATCAAGGTCCCCCACGGCAAAATCGATCAATAGGAAGGGGCTGGTATTCTTCAACCTGTAGAATTTCTGAAAGAACCCGTGGGAAGTGGGCTGCGGCACTTCAAATGTTTTTTCGATGCCGATCATCTTATCCCATGCAGATTCGACAGCCTCAAAGACCTTTGTTATGGCTTCCCGGTCGGCGATGACCATGAAGTCTATGTCGCTCCACTGGTCCACCCGGCCGAAGGCCGCCGCCCCGCCCTGCCACAGGGTGTGGACATAATTCAACGGTTCCAGGGCGTCAACCACGGTCTTGATGATCTGTTCCCTCTGCAGCTTGTTTTCGTTCATCATTTGATCCTTTCCGACATTATTCCAATGAAATGCTTTCCAGTTCCTTCATCCACTCCCGGTAATCCTTCCGGAACTGCCAGCCGGGACGGGAAAGAATGATGCCCTTGGCTTCCTTTCCATACCTGTTTTTCCCTGTCACCCGGTACAGCCGATAAAGCATCTCGGCCTGTATCTTGATGGAAGCTGCCTTGACCAGCGGCTCTAATGCCGACTCATAGTCTTCCCGGGACATTTCTCCCGTAGCCAGGCGTATCTCGGCTTCGGTTTTGGACAGTCCGGCCAGGTATTCCTGGCGGTTCATAGATTCGGCCAGCTGGCGTGCCTGGCTGACATATTCCATGGCTAGTGCTTTCTCGCCCAGGGCCAGGGTAGACTTGGCCATATCCCCCAGGCATTCGCACAGGTATTCCTTGACCAAAAGTTCCTCGAACATATTCCTGGCTGCGGTGTAATCATCCATTGCAAGCCGGTACTCCCCTTTATCTGCCAGAATATTTCCCCTGGTAAAACAGACTATCGCCTCTCCCCTGCGGTCGCCCATCTGGCGGGCTATATCCAGGCTCTTGCCGACCAGGGACAGGGCCTGGCCGAAATCCCCCCGGTACGAAAGGACCTTTCCGATGTTGTTGTTCACCACCCTCTCGCCGCCCAAGTTCCCCATCTCCCTGGCGATATCCAGGCTTTGGTAATAGCAGGCTAGGGCTTTTTCGTAATCCTCTCGGTGGTCGTATATGGCGGCCAGGTTGTTGAGGCCCACCCTAAGCGAGTATTTATCGCCGATCTGTTTGGCAATGGTTATCTGCTTTTGGTAGCATTCCTCCGCCAGGTCATAATCGCCCCTGGAGAAATGGATGCCTCCCAGGTTAGCATAATCGGTGCCGATCAACTGCAGATTGTTATCCTCCAGATCGATCTTCATCTTCTGCTCATTGCACTCCATGGCCCTGTCATGCTCTCCCATATACCAGTACATCAGGCCCATGTTGCCCTGGATGATGCTCATCGACTGCCGGTCACCAAGCTGCCTGGCTTGATGCAGGGCTTGGTCGAAAAACCGGCCGGCCTTTTGGTAATCTCCGGTGTTGCGGTAGAGGTTTCCCAGGTTTCCCATGGTAGTACAGACCTGGTGCCGGTATCCTTCTTTCTCGCTTATATCCAGGGACTCCTGATATAAAGGCAAAGCCTCCTGGAACCGGCCCCTCTGCATCAGCAGAAATCCCAAGTGGTTTGTTATCTCGGCTATCATATCTCCGGTGCCGGCTCTCCGCACCATCTCAAGTATCTTTGAATACTGGGACTCTGCCTCATTCCAATCACCGGTCTTGGCCAGGACCTCGGTCCGCCGGTTATGAACGGAAAAAGGATAAAAACTGCAGCCCTGCCGGACGGCTGTAGCATCGGAAATGGTAAGAATGATATTGTCTTTGAATCTTGATAATTTCATTTTAGGGGTATTGCAGAACAAGCGGGTTGATAAAACCCGCTTGTTCTTGAAATTTCCTTATATCCTTGTTTCCGCGCCCTTTTTAAGGGCCTTGATATTAAGCTCCAACATCTCCGGTTTGGCCCGCTTGAAGACCTTGCCCAGGGCCTTGGCAATGGATTCGACCGATAATGCTCCGGTCAGCCCGGCATAGGCCCCCAGGGCCACCATGTTGGCGATCTTGGTGGTGCCGATCTCCTCGGCGATCTTGTTGCAGGGCACGTAGGCCACCTTGATGTCGGACCGTTTGGGCCGGGAATTTACCAGCGAACTGTTGATGATCAGCAATCCGCCGGGTTTTATCAACGGCTCGAACTTGGCCAGGGACGGTTCGTTCATCACGATGACGGTGTCGGGGCGGGAGACCACCGGGCTGGAAACCTCTTCGGAGGCGATGACCACCGAGCAATTGGCGGTGCCGCCGCGCATCTCGGCCCCGTAGGCCGGGAACCAGGAGACGTTCTTGCTCTCCAGCAGGCCGGCCTGGGCCAGCAGGATGCCGGCCGAGATCACGCCCTGTCCGCCGAAACCGGAGATTCTAATTCCTTGATACATTATTTCTGCCCTCCTTCCTGCTCCGTGGAGCGGAACACGCCCAGCGGATACAACGGCATCATCTTCTCGTCCACAAATTTTGCTCCCTGCAGGGAGGTCATTCCCCAGTTGGTGGGGCACATGGACAGTATCTCCACCAGCGAAAAGCCTTTTCCCTCGACCTGATTCTGAAAGGCCTTTTTGATGGCCTTCTTGGTCTTGATCACTCCCTGGGCGCTGCTGACCGC contains the following coding sequences:
- the thpR gene encoding RNA 2',3'-cyclic phosphodiesterase is translated as MNISKTIRCFIALELPPDIRSILGEIIGQLKSSGADVKWVDPANIHLTLIFLGEIPEANVLRAGLALNVLKGKFKAIDSGLGGLGAFPSVDRPKVIWAGLSQGAEEIKEIYRQVEKLTADISQEEKAREFSPHLTLGRVRSNKNLMQLKEAVKQANILKKGFEINRLVLMKSTLTREGAIYTELNGIELN
- a CDS encoding phosphatidylglycerophosphatase A, with product MIKTKDKIALILASGFGSGYSPVAPGTAGSLLALVIWWLVPPFLWVRASLLVLTLLLGVWSATRAERKWGHDNGRIVIDEVAGMWISLLFLPKSILIYLIAFLLFRTMDIIKPLGARQIQKLSGGWGVVADDVLAGIYANLLGQIVVILFWPAYYVPLLTIKSMLFWLHGS
- a CDS encoding competence/damage-inducible protein A codes for the protein MKASIITIGNEILSGMTLDTNSSYLARELGTIGIPVVLKISVGDRGEDILRAFKQALAETNIVLCTGGLGPTSDDITKKVAAKLFDSKLKLDKKTLDHIRSRFAKRGIEMPACNRGQAMVPDRAAVLFNPEGTAPGLLFKRGKKILVLMPGVPREMKAIFVGYLKERLGALSRGMKIIMLTMRTTGISESAIAEKLDQFEKGLVKGILAYLPTHLGVDLRLTVSGKDSNLLNTRLIELSSHIRRLLGDVIYGHDEETMEQAVGLLLKEKKLTLTTAESCSGGLIADRITDISGSSDYFLGSVIAYSNVLKGKMLGVKSQTLRLHGAVSRETALEMASGVRGRLGSDLGLAVTGIAGPAGGTDKKPVGLVFMAVAGPKGTVVEERRFLGQRRHIKESSAQAALNMLRMYLLKC
- the truA gene encoding tRNA pseudouridine(38-40) synthase TruA encodes the protein MRNIKLTIEYDGTDFAGWQFQPGQRTVQGLLEEKLSSMLEEKISVLGSGRTDAGVHAAGQVANFKTSRDIPLKAFDEGLNSLLPRDVAIIKAEEVAENFHARFDAQSRRYQYQMIFRRSPLWERYAWRMTYRADPAILQDLAGQILGQHDFTAFASAQAEVNNFICRVEKAGWSFADDRWTFEIRANRFLHNMVRILVGTMIDMARGQMDHKDLSNILVAKDRTLAGKTAPACGLCLMEVYY
- a CDS encoding 2-oxoacid:acceptor oxidoreductase family protein; translation: MYQGIRISGFGGQGVISAGILLAQAGLLESKNVSWFPAYGAEMRGGTANCSVVIASEEVSSPVVSRPDTVIVMNEPSLAKFEPLIKPGGLLIINSSLVNSRPKRSDIKVAYVPCNKIAEEIGTTKIANMVALGAYAGLTGALSVESIAKALGKVFKRAKPEMLELNIKALKKGAETRI
- a CDS encoding hotdog domain-containing protein, encoding MPKEISISHLVKSEDLNHHGTLFAGRMAEWMVEGCFIAASKLVGKPEDVVCVQIHGMTFHRSATKGDIIELRSKVACLGSKSITVWGKVLVNESVQPAVTGMATFVTVDKQGQPYAHGLSLSEEYIQQNTEIYELAMRMKTRN
- a CDS encoding tetratricopeptide repeat protein; its protein translation is MKLSRFKDNIILTISDATAVRQGCSFYPFSVHNRRTEVLAKTGDWNEAESQYSKILEMVRRAGTGDMIAEITNHLGFLLMQRGRFQEALPLYQESLDISEKEGYRHQVCTTMGNLGNLYRNTGDYQKAGRFFDQALHQARQLGDRQSMSIIQGNMGLMYWYMGEHDRAMECNEQKMKIDLEDNNLQLIGTDYANLGGIHFSRGDYDLAEECYQKQITIAKQIGDKYSLRVGLNNLAAIYDHREDYEKALACYYQSLDIAREMGNLGGERVVNNNIGKVLSYRGDFGQALSLVGKSLDIARQMGDRRGEAIVCFTRGNILADKGEYRLAMDDYTAARNMFEELLVKEYLCECLGDMAKSTLALGEKALAMEYVSQARQLAESMNRQEYLAGLSKTEAEIRLATGEMSREDYESALEPLVKAASIKIQAEMLYRLYRVTGKNRYGKEAKGIILSRPGWQFRKDYREWMKELESISLE
- the pgsA gene encoding CDP-diacylglycerol--glycerol-3-phosphate 3-phosphatidyltransferase, with product MNLPNILTLSRLIISPVFMALLLVDNVYSRLGALALFILASVTDLLDGYLARKNGQQTDFGKFMDPVADKFLIALALISFVALKSASTWMVMVIIGREFLIMGLRTLVAYRREVMESSFLAKAKTFCQMASVFGILLYICLNDCVDAGFLSLSWQFLADLKFSFDALLFLAMLLTLLSGVDYVIKNRWLILGLFKDNM
- a CDS encoding Mov34/MPN/PAD-1 family protein, yielding MQVFINESAFWGLLVSAIEVYKKESYGLLLGHRDGDMFMVVNAIACQKAERHATWVKARDKSYARIVNFFENLPNLYIVGDFHSHPRHNTALSEDDLYGMSPGHVYIVMEIKDKAKDKYWSYNEDGTLSGTTDNWFIKIAAYYIDPDSYKHRMADVLCPFAIGFNIKPRTPSR